A single region of the Triticum dicoccoides isolate Atlit2015 ecotype Zavitan chromosome 2B, WEW_v2.0, whole genome shotgun sequence genome encodes:
- the LOC119363219 gene encoding omega-hydroxypalmitate O-feruloyl transferase-like — protein sequence MSDSRVRVVSRSLVKAAGAVTPRILAVSNLDLLPRPIPSLLFCAYREPSTGCFRDVVAIFNARLPSLLEHFSPLAGRLMSSPRSGVPEVDCDNQGAELVVGEVGVGLASLDYGALGASLARIGALVQYGADVVLSVQLVSFACGGFTVAWCSNHVVMDGYGLCMLASMWSELARSGTIDTTRSSGAPNFDRAVLPRPRAAPSYSPSLSEAFTPFEDKHLVNSLTAGSYCVTRLYYIEERDIAMLRARASREAVGERRATRLEAVSAYLWKALAAVVAASGSDETCRMGWWVDGRRRLSVPGKEAAMRNYVGNVGTFALAEATVEEVQRRPLPDVASMVREAIAARATEEHFQELVDWVEEHKGGRFVETATVGLGSPALAVTSFASFRLRTDFGFGHAALAMPMMLAGTGRLCAGFVKIVPRPGGDGSWVVSMVVWPRLAAALDSDEQRILRPVTAEYLGLKAENPCSRL from the coding sequence ATGTCAGACTCGCGTGTTAGGGTCGTCAGTCGGAGCCTCGTCAAGGCGGCCGGCGCCGTCACGCCGCGCATCCTCGCCGTGTCCAACCTCGACCTGCTCCCTCGGCCCATACCGTCCTTGCTCTTCTGCGCCTACCGCGAGCCCTCCACCGGCTGCTTCCGCGATGTCGTCGCCATCTTCAATGCCAGGCTACCGTCCCTGCTCGAGCACTTCTCCCCCCTCGCCGGTCGCCTCATGTCCAGCCCGCGCTCCGGGGTTCCGGAGGTGGACTGCGACAACCAGGGCGCGGAGCTTGTCGTCGGTGAGGTCGGCGTGGGACTGGCGAGCCTGGACTACGGCGCGCTAGGCGCGTCGCTGGCGAGGATCGGCGCGCTCGTCCAGTACGGCGCCGACGTCGTGCTTTCGGTGCAGCTCGTGTCCTTCGCCTGCGGCGGGTTCACCGTTGCGTGGTGCTCCAACCACGTGGTCATGGACGGGTACGGGCTGTGCATGCTCGCCAGCATGTGGTCCGAGCTCGCGCGGTCCGGGACGATCGACACCACCCGCAGCAGCGGGGCACCCAACTTCGACCGCGCCGTGTTGCCGCGCCCCCGCGCCGCGCCGTCCTACAGCCCCTCGCTCAGCGAGGCGTTCACGCCGTTCGAAGACAAACATCTGGTTAACTCCCTCACGGCCGGGAGCTACTGCGTCACGCGCCTGTACTACATCGAGGAGCGTGACATCGCCATGCTGCGCGCGCGGGCGAGCAGGGAGGCTGTCGGCGAGCGACGCGCGACCCGCCTCGAGGCGGTGTCGGCGTACCTGTGGAAGGCCTTGGCCGCCGTCGTGGCCGCGTCCGGCTCCGACGAGACCTGCCGCATGGGCTGGTGGGTGGACGGGCGGCGGAGGCTGAGCGTGCCGGGAAAGGAGGCCGCGATGCGCAACTACGTCGGCAACGTCGGGACGTTCGCGCTCGCGGAAGCAACCGTGGAGGAGGTCCAGCGGCGGCCGCTCCCGGATGTCGCGTCGATGGTGCGGGAGGCGATCGCCGCGAGGGCCACCGAGGAGCATTTCCAGGAGCTGGTAGACTGGGTGGAGGAGCACAAGGGCGGCAGGTTCGTGGAGACGGCGACCGTCGGGCTGGGCAGCCCGGCGTTAGCCGTGACGTCATTCGCGTCGTTCCGTCTTCGGACGGACTTCGGATTCGGGCACGCCGCCCTGGCGATGCCGATGATGCTCGCCGGGACCGGGAGGCTGTGCGCCGGCTTCGTGAAGATCGTCCCGCGCCCCGGAGGCGACGGCTCGTGGGTCGTCAGCATGGTGGTGtggccgaggctcgccgccgcgctCGACTCTGACGAGCAGCGCATCCTGAGGCCGGTCACCGCCGAGTACCTCGGCCTCAAGGCAGAAAACCCGTGTAGCCGGCTATGA